The sequence below is a genomic window from Glycine max cultivar Williams 82 chromosome 20, Glycine_max_v4.0, whole genome shotgun sequence.
ATTGTTTGTTGATGTTACCCAAGCATGCCTCTCTTTATCTTTTTGCCTTATCCCGACACTGATTGTTCATGCTTTATGAAAGTATTCTTCACCTCTCCCAACTCATGACGTGTCTCACGCCTCTCTTTACACAATTCTAATTcaacttttcctttttgtttttttgttttcctataaagaacaattaataaataacaaaaaagaacaGCTTCTCAGCCCCACAACAAGATTTTCAATAATTTAGATCGAGACaaataatttagatttattAACATTCATTCCAATCTAAGAGATTGATATACGTAAAGTAAGTGAATATCTGATCGATTTCTCATATCACGAAATGCCATAACCAAATCAATACACATAGAAGCAGCCTCAGCAGGATcacggaaattaaaatgcaattaTATTTAAGGAGACTTAAATAGAAAAGCAACAAAACTTTGATAAGGAACAGAATTATGGGAAAAAATGGAAATGGAAGTGATAGGATGAAATTGATCGAACAGATTATTCGGGAATAGTGAGGAGGAGAGGGCGCCAATGTTTCCTTTTCAACAAGGACCTGCAACGAAAACCGGCCCAAGGCGGGTTGGTTGAACCGGGTTCATTACTCCAAGAAGAATGGGGAACGGCAACGGAAGCCAACATTGGAGTAGTTTCATTTTCATGCACACGCTCCTCTCGTGGCGGCGAGGACACAAAGAGGGCCTTCAGTGAGTGTCTCCGCATGGGATTCTTCTCCACCACGTTTTCTTGCCGCCGAAGTGACCGGTTCAGGCTAAGCAGACTACGCAGCGTGGTTTTGGGCCGCCGGAATTGAACCAATGGGCTCGTCCTCGGGCTTTGGGTTGGGCTTTGCCCCACTCCACATGGCGTCGCGAACAGCTTGAATTTCTGCAACGCTGCCATCtcctccctctccctctctctctctctctctgttatTCTCCGCTCTATTAAAAGAGTGTTAAAGTGagtttaaatttgaatattgaTGATTGTGAAGGGGACAAAGGTGATTGATTGCTTCTAACAAGCATGGCAtctattttgggaatggtttcaTCTTTTCTTCCATACACATTCATTACTTTCCTTTTGATACTTTGGATTAAAGACAAGTAGTAGTATGACCATGGAATCACAAGTAGGACCGAACCGTTTTCCGATGtcgctttttttgttttcaataaaataccTTGTTCCACCGTTGCTGACTTGGCGGACTCATAAGAACAAATGTACTCATTTTATGTTAcacataattattaattaataagtagTTGTTAcattctttttaaatagcttccagaaattttcttctccctttgatttttctttcttgggttTCCTTGCTTTTTTGACCCG
It includes:
- the LOC102665843 gene encoding uncharacterized protein, with the translated sequence MAALQKFKLFATPCGVGQSPTQSPRTSPLVQFRRPKTTLRSLLSLNRSLRRQENVVEKNPMRRHSLKALFVSSPPREERVHENETTPMLASVAVPHSSWSNEPGSTNPPWAGFRCRSLLKRKHWRPLLLTIPE